The following proteins are co-located in the Solanum pennellii chromosome 1, SPENNV200 genome:
- the LOC107020393 gene encoding uncharacterized protein LOC107020393: protein MDIRHCTYGKGNTRKNSKNCNVQWNGVNGFEISDGEYSFVVELEKKHCDCRLWMLRGIPCPHAICAYYYLNQDPDQHVEHWYMKETFLKAYNHFIQPIPNMRMWPKTTNPSIEPPKPRKMSGRPGKKRRKSKDEPKYGENFPEKE, encoded by the coding sequence ATGGATATCAGACATTGCACCTATGGCAAGGGCAATACTAGAAAGAATTCAAAGAACTGTAATGTTCAATGGAATGGGGTGAATGGTTTTGAGATTAGTGATGGGGAATACTCATTTGTTGTTGAATTGGAGAAGAAGCATTGTGACTGTAGGTTGTGGATGTTGAGAGGTATTCCTTGCCCTCATGCTATTTGTGCTTATTATTACTTGAATCAAGATCCTGATCAACATGTAGAGCACTGGTATATGAAGGAAACATTTCTCAAGGCTTACAATCATTTCATCCAACCAATACCCAATATGAGAATGTGGCCTAAAACTACAAATCCATCAATAGAGCCTCCAAAACCAAGAAAAATGTCAGGCAGACCTGgcaagaagagaagaaagagcaaGGATGAGCCTAAATATGGGGAAAATTTTCCAGAAAAGGAGTAA